One genomic segment of Sorex araneus isolate mSorAra2 chromosome X, mSorAra2.pri, whole genome shotgun sequence includes these proteins:
- the LRRTM4 gene encoding leucine-rich repeat transmembrane neuronal protein 4 isoform X3, with product MGFRLITQLRGMRVELILLPTLLLAMLTGAQRACPKNCRCDGKIVYCESHAFADIPENISGGSQGLSLRFNSIQKLKSNQFAGLNQLIWLYLDHNYINSVDEDAFQGIRRLKELILSSNKITYLHNKTFHPVPNLRNLDLSYNKLQTLQSEQFKGLRKLIILHLRSNSLKTVPIRVFQDCRNLDFLDLGYNRLRSLSRNAFAGLLKLKELHLEHNQFSKINFAHFPRLFNLRSIYLQWNRIRSISQGLTWTWSSLHNLDLSGNDIQGIEPGTFKCLPNLQKLNLDSNKLTNISQETVNAWISLISITLSGNMWDCSRSICPLFHWLKNFKGNKESTMICAGPKHMQGEKVSDAVETYNICSEVQVTNTERSHLVPQTPQKPLVIFKPTISKLDPIQPTLEIPSPSPGFQIPGAEQEYEHVSFHKIIAGSVALFLSVAMILLVIYVSWKRYPASMKQLQQHSLMKRRRKKARESERQMNSPLQEYYVDYKPTNSETMDISVNGSGPCTYTVSGSRECEV from the exons ATGG GTTTCCGTTTAATTACGCAGCTGAGAGGCATGCGTGTGGAGCTAATACTCCTTCCCACTTTGCTGCTTGCTATGCTCACAGGGGCTCAGAGAGCTTGCCCGAAGAACTGCAGATGTGATGGCAAAATTGTGTACTGTGAGTCCCACGCTTTTGCAGACATCCCTGAGAACATTTCTGGAGGGTCACAAGGCTTATCACTAAGGTTCAACAGCATTCAGAAACTCAAATCCAATCAGTTTGCTGGCCTAAACCAGCTTATATGGCTTTATCTTGACCATAATTACATTAACTCAGTGGATGAAGATGCATTTCAAGGGATCCGTAGACTGAAAGAATTAATTCTGAGTTCCAACAAAATTACCTATCTGCACAATAAAACATTTCATCCTGTTCCCAATCTTCGCAACCTGGACCTCTCCTACAATAAACTCCAGACATTGCAATCGGAACAATTTAAGGGCCTTCGGAAACTCATTATTTTGCACTTGAGATCTAATTCATTAAAGACGGTGCCAATTAGAGTTTTTCAAGACTGTCGAAATCTTGACTTTCTGGATTTGGGTTACAATCGTCTGAGAAGCTTGTCCCGAAATGCTTTTGCTGGCCTCTTGAAGTTGAAGGAACTCCACCTGGAGCACAATCAGTTTTCCAAGATCAATTTTGCTCACTTTCCACGTCTCTTCAACCTCCGTTCAATTTACTTGCAGTGGAACAGGATTCGCTCCATTAGCCAAGGCTTGACATGGACCTGGAGTTCCTTACACAACTTGGATTTATCAGGGAATGACATTCAAGGAATTGAGCCGGGCACATTTAAATGTCTGCCCAATTTGCAAAAACTGAATTTGGATTCCAACAAGCTCACCAATATCTCACAAGAAACTGTCAATGCATGGATATCTCTAATATCCATCACCTTGTCTGGAAATATGTGGGACTGTAGTCGAAGCATTTGCCCTCTTTTTCATTGGCTTaagaattttaaaggaaataaggaaagcACCATGATATGTGCAGGACCTAAGCATATGCAGGGGGAAAAAGTTAGTGATGCTGTGGAAACCTATAATATTTGCTCGGAAGTTCAGGTGACCAACACAGAAAGATCACACTTGGTGCCCCAAACTCCCCAGAAGCCTCTGGTTATCTTTAAACCAACCATCTCCAAACTCGACCCCATTCAGCCCACCCTGGAAATACCAAGTCCTTCCCCCGGGTTTCAGATTCCCGGTGCAGAGCAAGAATATGAGCATGTTTCCTTTCACAAGATTATTGCAGGGAGTGTGGCCCTCTTTCTGTCGGTGGCCATGATCCTCTTGGTGATCTATGTGTCTTGGAAACGCTACCCGGCCAGCATGAAACAACTTCAGCAACACTCCCTTATGAAAAGGCGGCGGAAAAAGGCCAGAGAGTCTGAAAGACAGATGAATTCGCCTTTACAGGAGTACTATGTGGACTACAAGCCTACTAACTCTGAGACCATGGATATATCCGTTAATGGATCTGGGCCCTGCACATACACCGTCTCTGGCTCCAGGGAATGTGAGGTATGA